A stretch of Ignavibacteria bacterium DNA encodes these proteins:
- the gmk gene encoding guanylate kinase produces the protein MSSKKHLIVLSAPSGAGKTTVARHLLSSFPFLRFSVSATTRPKRAGEEHGKDYFFLTRDEFRHAIEQNDLIESEEIFGNYYGTLRSIVSEAVARGEFLVFDVDVKGALSLRAAFPDDTLLIFVAPPDIETLAARLRSRHTESEEQIEMRLARAEMEMGHRDRFDHVLVNADLADTLARAELLVREHTEGAPQQPSLFGEP, from the coding sequence ATGTCGAGTAAGAAGCACCTCATCGTTCTCAGTGCCCCAAGTGGTGCAGGCAAGACAACGGTTGCCCGACATCTTCTGTCATCGTTTCCGTTCCTGCGTTTCAGCGTAAGTGCAACCACGCGACCGAAACGTGCAGGAGAAGAGCATGGCAAGGACTATTTCTTCCTCACCCGCGATGAATTCCGTCACGCCATTGAGCAGAATGACCTCATCGAATCTGAGGAGATCTTCGGGAATTATTACGGCACCCTGCGCAGCATCGTCTCCGAGGCTGTAGCGCGCGGTGAATTCCTTGTCTTTGATGTAGATGTTAAGGGCGCACTCTCACTTCGTGCTGCATTCCCGGATGACACACTCTTGATCTTTGTTGCGCCCCCTGACATCGAGACCCTTGCTGCACGGCTCCGCAGCAGACACACGGAATCGGAGGAGCAGATAGAAATGCGGCTTGCACGGGCAGAAATGGAAATGGGTCATCGTGACCGTTTTGACCACGTCCTGGTAAATGCAGACCTCGCAGACACTCTCGCTCGTGCCGAACTGCTTGTCCGAGAACATACAGAAGGGGCTCCTCAGCAGCCTTCTCTCTTCGGCGAGCCCTGA